A single window of Salvia splendens isolate huo1 chromosome 8, SspV2, whole genome shotgun sequence DNA harbors:
- the LOC121745545 gene encoding histone H2AX-like — protein sequence MSSNAASTTKGGRGKPKASKSVSRSSKAGLQFPVGRIARFLKAGKYAERVGAGAPVYLSAVLEYLAAEVLELAGNAARDNKKNRIVPRHIQLAVRNDEELSKLLGHVTIANGGVLPNIHQTLLPKKTGGRDKEIGSASQEF from the exons ATGAGTTCCAACGCCGCATCTACCACCAAGGGCGGAAGAGGCAAGCCCAAGGCCTCCAAATCCGTCTCCCGCTCCTCCAAAGCCGGCCTCCAGTTCCCCGTCGGCAGAATCGCTCGTTTCCTCAAGGCCGGTAAATATGCCGAGCGCGTCGGAGCCGGCGCCCCTGTCTATCTATCCGCTGTCCTCGAGTACCTCGCCGCTGAG GTGTTGGAGCTTGCTGGAAATGCTGCTAGAGACAATAAGAAGAATAGGATTGTTCCGCGACACATACAGCTGGCAGTGAGGAACGATGAAGAGTTGAGCAAGCTGTTGGGGCATGTGACAATAGCTAATGGAGGTGTTTTGCCAAATATTCACCAGACTCTGTTGCCGAAGAAGACTGGCGGAAGGGACAAAGAGATCGGTTCTGCGTCGCAGGAATTTTAA
- the LOC121745471 gene encoding LEC14B protein-like, translating to MLSVAEDTDADSTIGYYFGKLEIENELSYGSSDYLPSRRKCDSFDQDIAQLTKLQSRPNEHFSCVSPGNREFPVSTLKMLAGREANLSGRGRFSLPDCRHVLSRYLPVNGPWIVDQMSTRAYVSQFSDDGSLLIAAFQGSQIRIYDVEREWKVRKNILARSLRWTITDTSLSPDQRCLVYASMSPVIQIVDAGSSTSESLANITEVHDGLDLSSQDDGGYSFGIFSLQFSTAGQEVVAGSSNGHIHVCDLNAKKVSLRISAHTSDVNSVCFVDESGNLICSGSDDSFCKVWDRRCFAGSGKPAGVLMGHLEGITFTDSRRDGRYLITNSKDQSIKLWDLRKMSPNSVCYRGYRNYEWDYRWMNYPQRAKDFKHPHDQSVATYKGHSVLRTLIRCYFSPQYSTGQKYIYTGSHDSCIYIYDLVSGAQVAKLQHHGSTVRDCSWHPTYPVLVSSAWDGEVVKWEFPGNGESTISNTK from the exons ATGTTGTCTGTAGCTGAAGATACAGATGCTGATAGCACCATAGGCTATTATTTTGGTAAATTGGAGATTGAAAATGAGCTTTCTTATGGCTCAAGTGATTATTTGCCTAGTCGAAGAAAGTGTGATTCATTCGATCAAGATATAGCTCAGCTAACGAAGCTTCAGTCGAGGCCAAACGAGCATTTCAGCTGCGTTTCACCCGGGAACCGTGAGTTTCCTGTCTCGACTTTGAAGATGTTGGCAGGCCGAGAAGCTAATCTCTCGGGAAGAGGAAGGTTCTCGTTACCAGATTGTCGTCATGTTTTAAGTAGATATCTGCCGGTTAATGGCCCTTGGATTGTAGACCAGATGTCTACAAGGGCTTATGTGTCTCAGTTTTCCGATGACGGTTCCCTGCTTATCGCTGCTTTTCAG GGTAGTCAGATTAGGATATACGATGTTGAAAGGGAATGGAAAGTTCGGAAGAACATTTTGGCCAGAAGCCTAAGGTGGACCATCACGGATACTTCCCTTTCTCCTGATCAACGATGCCTT GTCTACGCTAGCATGTCACCCGTCATCCAGATTGTTGATGCTGGATCTTCTACGTCTGAATCTCTTGCTAACATCACC GAAGTCCACGACGGTTTGGATCTCTCTTCTCAGGATGATGGGGGATACTCTTTCGGAATCTTTTCTCTGCAATTCTCTACTGCTGGCCAAGAAGTTGTGGCTGGAAGCAGCAATGGGCATATACACGTTTGTGACCTCAACGCGAAAAAAGTCTCTCTTCGAATATCTGCACACACG TCTGATGTCAACAGTGTATGTTTCGTTGACGAGAGTGGCAATCTCATTTGTTCTGGCAGCGACGACAGCTTCTGCAAG GTCTGGGACAGACGTTGCTTTGCAGGGAGCGGGAAGCCAGCTGGGGTGCTAATGGGCCATCTCGAGGGGATTACCTTCACTGATAGCCGCAGAGATGGCCGTTATTTGATAACCAACAGTAAAGATCAATCTATCAAACTGTGGGATCTACGAAAAATGTCTCCTAACTCTGTTTG CTATCGAGGATACAGGAACTACGAATGGGATTACAGATGGATGAACTACCCTCAACGAGCAAAAGATTTTAAGCATCCACACGATCAATCCGTAGCTACGTATAAAGGCCATTCAGTCCTGCGCACACTCATCCGTTGTTACTTCTCGCCACAATACAG CACGGGGCAGAAGTACATCTACACGGGATCACACGATTCCTGCATCTACATTTATGATTTG GTGAGTGGCGCGCAAGTGGCCAAGTTGCAACACCATGGATCTACGGTGAGGGATTGTAGTTGGCACCCGACCTACCCGGTGTTGGTTAGTTCGGCGTGGGATGGTGAAGTGGTGAAGTGGGAGTTCCCTGGAAATGGAGAGTCAACAATCAGCAACACCAAATAA
- the LOC121743645 gene encoding wee1-like protein kinase, which produces MVKGTFSNHLMVHLDQVSLNPSRFQSLLDSEAAHSDSMPLDFDPEKDFILSQDFFCTPDYITPEMIPPIGSSVDRSKETVECPKSPEKVKTVRSKRPKIDVDLKTSFGSTDFGHQPCEDLGNDTSRTDAMETGTAVELQNSRGGYVSQSVVALRCRVMPPPCVSNPYVKNASDFYADPFSNQRSKCAGYYSAGIGGDGLSRYRTDFHEIEKIGSGNFNNVFKVLKRIEGCMYAVKLSMKQLHQETERQKALMEVQALAALGYHENVVTYYCSWFENEHLYIQLELCDHSLSVNTLSRSLTEVEALDVMYQIAKALQFIHSRGIAHLDVKPDNIYAKEGVYKLGDFGCATMIDKSLPVEEGDARYMPQEILNDNYDSLDKVDIFSLGASMYELVKGSPLPESGPHFLHLREGRLPLLPSHSIQFQNLIKAMMDANPARRPSAREVVQNQIFGRLQKIRKSI; this is translated from the exons ATGGTGAAAGGCACCTTCTCCAATCATTTGATGGTGCACCTCGATCAAGTCTCGCTTAATCCCTCCCGCTTCCAGAGCCTTCTCGATTCCGAAGCAGCTCATTCCGACTCCATGCCTCTCGATTTCGATCCCGAGAAAGATTTCATCCTTAGCCAGGATTTCTTCTG CACCCCTGATTATATTACTCCTGAGATGATTCCGCCGATTGGAAGCAGCGTGGATCGGAGCAAG GAAACTGTTGAATGCCCCAAATCGCCGGAGAAAGTTAAGACTGTTAGGAGCAAGCGCCCGAAAATCG ATGTTGATCTCAAAACATCTTTTGGATCAACTGATTTTGGTCATCAACCATGTGAAGATCTTGGAAATGATACTTCAAGGACTGATGCAATGGAGACAGGAACAGCGGTTGAGTTACAAAATAGCCGTGGTGGTTATGTTTCACAATCTGTAGTGGCTTTACGGTGCAGAGTTATGCCTCCTCCATGCGTAAGCAATCCATACGTCAAGAATGCTTCGGACTTTTATGCTGATCCTTTTAGCAATCAAAGATCCAAATGTGCAG GTTATTACTCTGCTGGTATTGGTGGTGATGGCCTTTCACGCTATCGGACAGATTTCCATGAAATTGAG AAAATTGGCAGTGGAAACTTCAATAATGTTTTCAAAGTGCTGAAGAGGATCGAAGGTTGCATGTATGCGGTGAAACTTAGCATGAAACAGTTGCATCAGGAAACAGAAAG GCAGAAGGCTTTGATGGAAGTTCAAGCTTTGGCAGCCTTAG GGTACCACGAGAATGTAGTCACCTACTACTGTTCTTGGTTCGAGAACGAGCATCTCTACATCCAGTTGGAGTTGTGTGATCACAGCCTTTCTGTCAATACATTATCCAGATCATTGACAGAGGTCGAAGCTTTAGATGTCATGTATCAG ATTGCAAAAGCATTGCAGTTTATACACAGTAGAGGCATAGCTCACTTAGATGTAAAGCCAGATAATATTTATGCAAAAGAGGGAGTTTATAAACTTGGTGATTTTGGTTGTGCAACTATGATTGATAAAAGCTTGCCAGTTGAAGAGGGCGATGCACGCTATATGCCCCAAGAAATTCTGAACGATAACTATGATAGTCTAGACAAAGTTGACATATTCTCCTTAGGAGCTTCCATGTATGAACTCGTGAAGGGGTCGCCCTTACCTGAATCAGGCCCTCATTTTCTCCATCTCAGGGAAGGAAGGCTACCTCTTCTTCCAAGCCACTCAATACAGTTCCAGAATTTAATCAAG GCGATGATGGATGCTAATCCTGCTCGGAGACCATCTGCTAGAGAAGTAGttcaaaatcaaatatttgGGAGGCTTCAAAAGATCAGAAAAAGCATCTGA